In Aspergillus luchuensis IFO 4308 DNA, chromosome 1, nearly complete sequence, the following are encoded in one genomic region:
- a CDS encoding arylsulfotransferase family protein (COG:S;~EggNog:ENOG410PHWY;~InterPro:IPR039535,IPR011047;~PFAM:PF05935,PF14269;~SECRETED:SignalP(1-21);~TransMembrane:1 (n5-16c21/22o529-554i)) → MIPGTLTVALAAFLFLASALADVGPYFDSELYEQGRLGSWPIETYRSTSTVGAAVNFLQYGPQCRDDKYYFISPRGYSVHKPGPMILDHKGRLIWTKPYGHTYNFNVYNYKGQDYLTFWVGDDGKVGHGEGTYYMLDSSYQEAFTLSGANGLAADLHEFHITLDETAVYTIYDIRPADIRVAGGPENGWIWDGTFQEVNIETNELLFEWRASEHFDIADVYRGREGAGEDKERPWDYFHINSIDKDAKGNFLVSARYCNCLIYIDGHTGETIWTLGGKRSNFTDLSGGAATNFTWQHHARFRDNGTAITLLDNSSRGRGAPQYPSRGLYLDIDETNMTVQVRHEYWNEYPIKSQSQGSIQVLDSGNVLVGYGFSAAWTEFSMDGEVLCHAHFAPGRDFHTGKVVSYRTFKHPWVGKPNTLPDFEVYAYRAAASWNGATEVSHWVLEGTNEKISETAQPTFLSAVPKDGFETVIPIPNDTKYKYLRVRAVSAKGETLAASKLARWDPTSNEAVVVSGDSDDPFFGDSDKIYAAFTFLTIALFSTAAIGAFLWFGVKKGYLISWLRSRRRDDKDKERGNFQPLKRFDGDEDLSDVEVEDSVEFSALLGDQLLGSGPDVERAGSMDVVRR, encoded by the exons ATGATTCCGGGCACTCTAACCGTCGCGCTAGCGGCCTTTCTGTTCCTGGCCTCTGCCTTGGCAGATGTAGGACCCTATTTCGATTCTGAATTGTACGAACAGGGTAGACTGGGATCATGGCCCATTGAGACATACCGTTCGACTTCCACCGTAGGCGCAGCCGTCAACTTTCTGCAGTATGGGCCACAATGCAGAGATGACAAGTATTACTTCATCTCTCCGCGTGGGTATAGCGTGCATAAACCCGGGCCGATGATCCTAGACCACAAGGGTCGCTTGATCTGGACGAAGCCCTACGGCCACACCTACAACTTCAATGTCTACAACTATAAGGGCCAGGATTATTTGACGTTCTGGGTGGGCGACGACGGTAAGGTGGGACACGGCGAGGGCACATACTACATG CTCGACTCGTCGTACCAGGAAGCTTTCACCCTCAGTGGTGCGAATGGGCTTGCAGCAGATCTTCACGAGTTCCACATCACCCTCGACGAGACTGCAGTTTACACCATCTATGACATCCGCCCGGCAGATATCCGGGTCGCTGGCGGTCCTGAGAATGGCTGGATCTGGGATGGCACGTTCCAGGAAGTCAACATTGAGACGAACGAGCTCCTCTTCGAATGGCGAGCCTCCGAACACTTCGACATCGCCGACGTCTATCGAGGTCGCGAAGGCGCAGGGGAGGATAAGGAACGCCCGTGGGACTATTTTCACATCAACAGCATCGACAAAGACGCCAAAGGCAATTTTCTTGTCTCAGCCCGCTACTGCAACTGCCTGATCTATATCGACGGTCACACAGGCGAAACCATCTGGACTCTAGGCGGCAAGCGAAGCAATTTCACCGATCTTTCAGGCGGCGCAGCTACTAATTTCACCTGGCAACACCACGCCCGCTTCCGCGACAACGGCACAGCAATCACCCTCCTTGACAATTCGTCTCGCGGCAGAGGCGCACCCCAGTACCCAAGTCGAGGCCTCTACCTCGACATCGACGAAACCAACATGACCGTGCAAGTCCGACACGAGTACTGGAACGAATACCCGATCAAAAGCCAATCCCAAGGCTCCATCCAAGTCCTCGACAGCGGCAACGTCCTAGTCGGATACGGTTTCAGCGCCGCATGGACAGAATTCAGCATGGATGGCGAAGTCCTCTGCCACGCCCACTTCGCACCCGGACGAGACTTCCACACAGGCAAAGTCGTCTCCTACCGCACCTTCAAACACCCCTGGGTCGGCAAGCCGAACACCCTCCCGGACTTCGAAGTATACGCCTATCGCGCCGCAGCCAGTTGGAACGGCGCCACCGAAGTCTCACACTGGGTCCTAGAAGGCACCAACGAAAAGATCTCAGAAACAGCACAGCCCACTTTCCTATCCGCCGTTCCAAAGGACGGCTTCGAGACAGTAATCCCCATCCCGAACGACACCAAATACAAGTACCTACGCGTCCGCGCCGTCAGCGCAAAAGGCGAGACCCTTGCCGCTAGCAAGTTGGCAAGATGGGACCCTACTTCCAACGAAGCAGTCGTCGTGAGTGGTGATAGCGACGACCCTTTTTTTGGCGATAGTGACAAAATCTATGCCGCTTTTACATTCCTCACGATTGCGTTGTTCTCCACGGCTGCCATCGGCGCGTTTCTGTGGTTCGGAGTCAAGAAGGGCTATCTTATATCGTGGTTACGGAGCCGTCGGCGAGACGACAAAGATAAGGAACGCGGAAATTTCCAGCCTTTGAAGCGCTTTGATGGAGACGAGGATCTGAGTGATGTAGAGGTGGAGGATAGTGTTGAGTTTTCGGCATTGCTGGGGGATCAGTTGTTGGGTTCGGGGCCGGATGTGGAGAGGGCGGGGAGTATGGATGTTGTTAGGAGGTGA